The following are encoded in a window of SAR324 cluster bacterium genomic DNA:
- a CDS encoding M28 family peptidase, with translation MSLLDQIKILIPIVNEQMRNCQQNVSGFPVTMLCLFMVLSLTGCSDSGSSSSEKKQTSVHIETVDMTDAGKTTLGVMRYLSESIGQRTAGSEQEASTKNYIVQELTNLGYEPEQQQFKLTNSSLNQNTDSYNIIVTKQGNGSYQLILGAHYDSVGVGTGAIDNASGAGALIELAGRLKNNVLPYTLVFVFFGAEEIGLLGSHAYVTQMSAAQCESIIGMLNFDTIAGGDYLYVHGDDSGYLREQALTLAAYLSYEFRTNPGNNPEYPKGTTGSWSDHAPFHEVGIPYGAIEATNWDIGEKDGYTQTVEQGTLWHTAKDSLTFIESAFPGRIEQQLETVISLVTHLLINLELPENWNNSQCADKQLRNMISVGHRHPRH, from the coding sequence ATGTCCCTTCTTGATCAAATAAAAATACTGATCCCCATTGTCAATGAACAAATGAGAAATTGTCAGCAGAATGTCAGCGGATTTCCTGTAACAATGTTGTGTTTGTTCATGGTACTGAGTCTGACAGGCTGTTCAGATTCAGGCTCCTCCAGTTCAGAAAAAAAACAGACCAGTGTTCACATAGAAACCGTGGACATGACAGATGCGGGAAAAACAACATTGGGTGTGATGCGCTATTTATCCGAATCCATTGGGCAACGTACCGCAGGAAGTGAACAAGAAGCCTCGACAAAAAATTATATCGTTCAGGAACTGACAAATCTGGGCTACGAGCCTGAACAACAACAATTTAAGCTGACTAACAGTTCCTTAAACCAGAATACTGACTCGTATAATATTATTGTGACCAAACAGGGTAATGGATCCTATCAACTGATTCTTGGCGCTCATTATGATTCTGTCGGGGTTGGAACCGGAGCGATTGACAATGCGTCAGGCGCAGGGGCGTTGATTGAATTGGCAGGCAGACTCAAAAACAACGTATTGCCCTACACGCTGGTCTTTGTCTTTTTTGGCGCGGAAGAAATCGGTTTGCTTGGGTCCCATGCCTATGTGACTCAGATGTCCGCAGCGCAATGCGAGTCAATTATTGGTATGCTGAATTTTGACACGATCGCGGGAGGTGATTATCTGTATGTGCATGGTGATGATTCTGGTTACCTGAGAGAGCAGGCCTTAACACTTGCAGCGTATCTCAGTTATGAGTTCAGGACTAATCCCGGAAATAATCCAGAATATCCCAAGGGGACAACAGGTTCATGGAGTGACCATGCACCTTTTCATGAAGTGGGAATACCTTATGGAGCCATTGAAGCGACGAACTGGGATATTGGAGAAAAAGATGGCTACACACAAACAGTGGAACAGGGGACACTGTGGCATACCGCCAAGGATTCACTGACATTTATCGAAAGTGCTTTTCCAGGAAGGATCGAACAGCAACTCGAAACGGTCATCAGTCTGGTGACGCATTTGCTGATCAATCTTGAGTTGCCTGAAAACTGGAACAATTCACAGTGTGCTGACAAACAACTCAGAAACATGATTTCTGTTGGGCACAGACACCCGCGACACTAG
- a CDS encoding DUF3336 domain-containing protein yields the protein MVKWPRIKLLEYQLGNARTYNEWFDIAKVLDLKTGAAEWQATDESPLYPWKRVKEHTAQINQYLQQNDPGNLAYFLHESLYLNWGDISNPALYQEALTGTKHLIEAYLQTISKSLEFLSQTSVPGMSDTQKNALYAQSAHNFGRSALLLSGGAAWGIYHLGVVKALWLQDVLPKVISGASMGSFIASVVCVRSDKEIQAMYDAPEMLNTEAFRVLNVAGIWTNKSLMDSQQLLECIKKNVGEYTFEEAYLRSGRVLNIPVSPVRAGQKARLLSYLTTPDVMVSHSSLASCAVPGIFPPVSLIAKNIHGEIKPYLDGEKWIDGSIHDDLPIRRLSRLHNVNHSIVSQANPHILPFLLSKNTNGLTPFAVDLTTSVMHAASIQAVKALNQRVNLASQSALVRKAYGVIDQKYTGDINIYPGFSPLMYYKLLSNPTREGMENFILEGERATWPLIPRIRDQTLISRTFEKGLRTISSLSKE from the coding sequence ATGGTAAAATGGCCACGTATCAAATTATTGGAATATCAGTTGGGAAATGCCAGAACTTATAATGAATGGTTTGATATTGCCAAAGTACTTGATTTAAAAACGGGTGCGGCCGAATGGCAAGCAACCGATGAATCTCCGCTTTATCCCTGGAAACGGGTGAAAGAACATACAGCGCAAATCAACCAGTATCTGCAACAGAACGATCCAGGGAATCTGGCATATTTTCTTCATGAAAGTCTTTATCTCAACTGGGGAGATATCAGTAATCCGGCTTTATATCAGGAAGCACTGACAGGCACCAAACATTTGATCGAAGCCTACCTTCAGACCATCTCAAAGTCACTGGAATTTTTAAGTCAGACCTCTGTGCCCGGAATGTCAGACACTCAAAAAAACGCTTTGTATGCCCAGTCTGCGCATAACTTTGGCCGATCCGCGTTGCTCTTGAGTGGTGGTGCCGCCTGGGGAATTTATCACCTGGGCGTCGTCAAGGCCCTCTGGCTTCAGGATGTGCTTCCCAAAGTGATTTCCGGCGCAAGCATGGGCTCCTTCATCGCAAGTGTTGTCTGTGTTCGTTCAGACAAAGAAATCCAGGCCATGTATGATGCTCCTGAAATGCTGAACACAGAAGCCTTCAGAGTATTGAATGTTGCTGGAATCTGGACCAATAAATCCCTGATGGATTCTCAACAATTATTAGAATGTATCAAAAAAAATGTGGGGGAATATACGTTTGAAGAAGCATATCTTCGATCTGGAAGAGTGCTCAATATACCTGTATCGCCTGTGCGTGCAGGCCAAAAAGCAAGACTGTTGAGTTATCTGACAACACCGGATGTGATGGTCAGTCACAGCAGTCTGGCTTCCTGTGCGGTACCGGGAATATTTCCGCCGGTTTCTCTAATTGCCAAAAATATTCATGGTGAAATCAAACCCTATCTTGACGGCGAAAAATGGATTGATGGTTCCATCCATGATGATTTACCAATCCGCCGTTTATCACGCCTGCATAATGTGAATCATTCCATTGTCAGTCAGGCAAACCCGCACATCCTGCCTTTTTTATTGAGCAAGAACACAAATGGTCTCACACCGTTTGCTGTAGATCTGACCACATCGGTGATGCATGCGGCCAGCATACAGGCGGTGAAAGCATTGAACCAGCGGGTAAATCTGGCCTCCCAGAGTGCGTTGGTTCGTAAGGCTTATGGCGTGATTGATCAGAAATATACAGGTGATATCAATATCTATCCGGGGTTCAGTCCCCTGATGTATTATAAACTATTGTCCAATCCCACCCGGGAAGGCATGGAAAATTTTATTCTGGAAGGAGAACGTGCGACCTGGCCGCTGATACCCAGGATCAGAGATCAGACGTTGATCAGCCGAACTTTTGAGAAAGGTTTACGCACCATTTCCAGCCTGTCAAAGGAGTGA
- a CDS encoding FecR domain-containing protein, with translation MVMVDDGELIEMTPQDWNLKKPVRILPKDNKETQSEKIPYHPVNPAELNRAFLVSAISDRQIWVLTNGSVFTKDPATRRSVYNVEGVAHLLINGDESNSALNITLNGISMQINHAHLFINGMYEPVQWSVAEGEVLIEDVDQYLSHEEVRRLEQDSRLMPGETTLRIKKGESLQFVQEKMMLGPQVNLVTDSVYKNASIPGFEAPGPYVSAGFVEADPVNLKINRNSQVSILPGNRIPVFEGDVITTVSGQTATLSLISSDQIMIGENSQFSLRELQLDSENKSGFLGKINPFGSQKQYRFLGSLLGKMRAIISPRGRPGMVKVKTPTATIGVKGTDFEVTGTDAESEVLTVEGLVSVSDSQGLGEVDVEPGMMTTVKPGLEPAKPTPIPLDRLKLLNPELFRELHGPDETTPEAPEIKTGKSVEVKAQLPQAFIAPITFVGIFSYEEKKLLAETFAGELAHHYEIMKPSHFWSAHRVANKTLDRSVCVTERCYRKTLEQLNISYLFRFMIVRTGTATRLNVTLLDYNRVYTSYCEFCAPEAWTTLIKSLVKQITGDVTEASFTIKTTDDPSARKHKLTMVFSGIQGTLNSETSEIAAEMSATASSVSLDYLYRTPSGIVIGFWSTREQGSLRQVLESGEIAGGDPSLMYSQDVGGLSLGYSFNPGNASIIFQLVGGQGQTVFFQQSDHGDLWQLNGTTQLGGLEIPVYFDIGGLVLGFKLGGYNTITTFETQTQTSKPSEDQNTDQVVMSYAKAGLLIGFSF, from the coding sequence ATGGTCATGGTTGATGATGGTGAACTCATTGAGATGACTCCCCAAGACTGGAATCTGAAAAAACCGGTACGAATTCTGCCGAAAGACAACAAGGAAACACAATCAGAAAAAATCCCCTATCATCCTGTAAATCCAGCCGAATTAAACCGTGCATTCCTGGTGTCAGCAATTTCTGATCGCCAGATTTGGGTGCTGACAAATGGCTCGGTTTTTACCAAAGATCCTGCGACACGACGATCTGTTTATAACGTGGAAGGTGTGGCACATTTACTGATCAACGGTGATGAATCAAACTCTGCCCTGAATATCACACTCAATGGAATCTCAATGCAGATCAACCATGCACATTTATTCATAAACGGGATGTATGAACCGGTTCAATGGAGTGTTGCTGAGGGGGAAGTGCTTATTGAGGACGTTGATCAATATTTGTCACACGAAGAGGTCCGTCGCCTTGAACAGGATTCCCGACTGATGCCCGGTGAAACGACACTGAGAATCAAAAAAGGGGAGTCCCTCCAGTTCGTTCAGGAAAAAATGATGCTCGGTCCTCAAGTGAATCTGGTAACAGACTCCGTCTATAAAAACGCGAGCATTCCGGGATTTGAAGCACCGGGTCCCTATGTGTCGGCTGGATTTGTGGAGGCGGATCCTGTGAATCTGAAAATTAATCGCAACTCACAGGTTTCAATACTTCCAGGAAACAGGATTCCTGTTTTTGAAGGCGACGTAATCACAACCGTCTCCGGACAAACGGCCACCTTATCCCTTATTTCTTCGGATCAAATCATGATTGGAGAAAACAGCCAGTTCAGCCTACGGGAACTCCAGTTGGATTCGGAAAATAAATCAGGTTTTCTGGGGAAAATAAATCCCTTTGGTTCGCAAAAACAATACCGGTTTCTTGGTTCCCTGTTGGGAAAAATGCGTGCGATCATTAGTCCCAGAGGCCGACCCGGAATGGTCAAAGTCAAGACGCCTACAGCGACCATCGGTGTGAAAGGTACCGACTTTGAGGTCACTGGAACTGATGCGGAATCTGAAGTTTTGACCGTGGAAGGCCTTGTGAGTGTTTCTGATTCTCAAGGTTTGGGGGAGGTGGATGTAGAACCTGGAATGATGACCACAGTTAAACCCGGCCTGGAACCCGCAAAGCCTACGCCCATTCCTTTGGACAGATTAAAATTGCTGAATCCTGAGCTTTTTCGGGAATTGCATGGTCCTGATGAAACCACGCCTGAAGCTCCTGAAATTAAAACCGGTAAATCGGTTGAAGTCAAAGCCCAGTTACCTCAAGCCTTTATCGCGCCGATTACTTTTGTGGGTATTTTCAGTTATGAAGAAAAAAAACTGCTGGCCGAGACCTTCGCGGGGGAGCTTGCACACCATTATGAAATCATGAAACCTTCTCATTTCTGGAGTGCTCACCGTGTTGCCAATAAAACACTGGACCGGAGTGTTTGTGTCACAGAACGTTGTTATCGGAAAACACTGGAACAACTGAATATTTCATATCTCTTTCGCTTCATGATTGTGCGTACAGGAACCGCCACCCGCCTCAATGTCACATTGCTGGATTATAACCGGGTATATACCAGTTATTGTGAGTTTTGTGCCCCTGAAGCATGGACAACGCTCATTAAATCGCTGGTGAAACAAATTACAGGCGATGTAACGGAGGCTTCTTTCACCATCAAAACGACAGACGATCCTTCTGCCAGAAAACACAAATTAACGATGGTGTTTTCCGGTATTCAGGGAACCTTAAACAGTGAGACATCCGAAATTGCCGCTGAGATGAGCGCAACAGCCAGTTCCGTTTCTTTAGATTATCTCTATCGCACTCCTTCAGGCATTGTCATTGGATTCTGGAGTACGAGGGAACAGGGATCTTTGCGGCAGGTGCTGGAAAGCGGGGAAATTGCGGGAGGTGATCCATCATTGATGTATTCACAGGACGTTGGCGGACTTTCTTTGGGCTACAGCTTTAATCCTGGAAATGCCAGCATCATTTTCCAATTGGTCGGGGGACAAGGCCAAACCGTCTTTTTTCAGCAGAGTGATCATGGTGATTTATGGCAGTTGAATGGAACAACCCAGCTTGGTGGATTAGAAATTCCCGTATATTTTGATATCGGTGGCCTTGTTCTTGGGTTCAAACTGGGAGGCTACAATACGATCACAACTTTTGAGACACAGACACAAACGTCAAAGCCCTCTGAGGATCAAAATACCGATCAAGTCGTCATGAGTTATGCCAAAGCCGGCCTTCTGATCGGTTTTTCATTTTAA
- a CDS encoding glutamate--cysteine ligase, with amino-acid sequence MQKSDLRDYFLDVIASKIQKGKTPLIGLEYEKFILLPSKPPRKYRPLPVLEHEGMLPIMESFCSEISTKENPWEKIYDGTHVIGLRDQTSQSLTIEPGGQFELSDAPRKNLTEVHIAMTQYLKALHSAVVQHDGKILFQGVHPVFTLAEMPLLDKQRYHIMYPYMATVGGHGQWMMKGTSGTQVSLDYFSVEDLERKFIMLNRLAPFLNVIFANSPLLKGQPNGYKSFRGRIWLDTDNQRAGLPTEFVKKSFKLQKYIDWVLRASPYFLVRNGELKPMTHIPFGKFFEENSPIEPDMNDWEQHLGMVFPEIRIKKILEIRCMDSLRPQDIMAIPALTTCVVYNEQVFTKIEKLLMDLPEEDYGLYQKAGVEHGMDTEVNWLNFKKLIWKMMEIVLEHLGSSEEKWLLPFFEKYTKQGKAPADYVLEQYHRTNDVWKWLDQELEESEFQNSAQ; translated from the coding sequence ATGCAAAAATCAGATCTTCGAGATTATTTTCTGGACGTAATTGCGTCCAAAATTCAAAAAGGAAAGACACCACTCATTGGATTGGAATACGAAAAATTTATTTTATTGCCCTCCAAACCACCCCGTAAATACCGACCGCTTCCAGTTCTTGAACATGAAGGCATGTTGCCCATTATGGAGTCGTTTTGTTCTGAGATTTCAACGAAAGAAAATCCCTGGGAAAAAATTTATGATGGAACTCATGTGATTGGCCTTCGGGATCAGACGAGTCAAAGTCTGACGATTGAGCCCGGAGGACAGTTTGAGTTATCCGATGCCCCGAGAAAAAATCTGACAGAAGTGCATATTGCGATGACTCAATACCTGAAAGCACTACACTCCGCCGTTGTTCAGCATGACGGAAAAATATTGTTTCAGGGAGTGCATCCTGTGTTCACTCTGGCAGAAATGCCTCTGCTGGATAAACAGCGGTACCATATCATGTATCCCTATATGGCGACCGTTGGCGGACATGGCCAGTGGATGATGAAAGGCACATCGGGCACTCAGGTGAGCCTCGATTATTTTTCAGTGGAAGATCTGGAACGCAAATTTATCATGCTCAATCGACTGGCTCCTTTCCTGAATGTGATTTTTGCCAACAGTCCCTTATTGAAAGGCCAACCGAATGGTTACAAATCGTTTCGGGGACGTATCTGGCTGGATACAGACAACCAACGGGCGGGACTGCCCACTGAATTTGTAAAAAAGTCGTTCAAACTGCAAAAATATATTGATTGGGTTTTACGTGCTTCTCCTTATTTTCTGGTTAGAAATGGAGAATTGAAACCCATGACACATATTCCCTTCGGAAAATTTTTTGAAGAAAACAGCCCGATTGAACCGGATATGAATGATTGGGAACAGCATCTCGGCATGGTTTTTCCTGAAATACGGATTAAGAAAATTTTGGAAATCCGGTGCATGGATTCGCTCAGACCTCAAGACATCATGGCCATTCCAGCATTAACCACTTGTGTTGTGTATAATGAACAGGTTTTTACGAAAATTGAAAAACTGTTGATGGATTTACCCGAAGAGGATTATGGGCTGTATCAAAAGGCTGGTGTGGAACATGGAATGGATACGGAAGTCAACTGGCTGAATTTTAAAAAATTAATCTGGAAAATGATGGAAATTGTCCTTGAACATCTGGGCAGTTCCGAAGAAAAGTGGTTGTTACCCTTTTTTGAAAAATATACCAAACAAGGGAAAGCTCCGGCGGACTATGTGCTTGAACAGTATCATCGAACCAATGATGTCTGGAAATGGCTGGATCAGGAACTGGAAGAATCAGAGTTCCAGAATTCAGCCCAATAA
- a CDS encoding efflux RND transporter permease subunit, translating into MKISQIAIKNPASVYLFTAMIAILGMISYAGLPRESSPDIQIPLLIVVIPFPGASPEDVESLITRKVEVEFQGLENLKKINSTSTEGAATITLEFNPDFDVSAARTKVKEALDKVKPELPEEAEDPMVNEIKLSEQPMMIINLSGEIGLYRLKEVAEELKDQIETIPGILEVRRVGGLEREIRVYANPEKLRHYRLDMSQLTHAIEMENTNIPGGTITMGPMKFLIRVPGEFETPEGVENALVSSTGQVPVLVKDIAHVVFGFKEVVSRSRLDQVESVSLSVVKRSGANLLAIRDEIRSMVDRKQEEYDKQVRLKILSDQGNWIKRLVTDLENNIISGFILVFVVLLVVMGVRNSLFVAVAIPLSFLMTMVILDRMGFTLNMMVLFSLILALGMLVDNAIVVVENIYRHLQSGKPRLESALIGINEVSVPIVTSTLTTLAAFAPMMSMPGIVGEFMSFLPKTLIVALTCSLVVGLLINPVLCSTMMKIPKDAHDHADEIQILEHSRFLRWYRVALNVCLRFRVSTLLLTIILFFTMIGAYASTTLKRRGVEFFPVTEPNEAVINITAPMGSTLDFSDSVVNQVEHSIESYRDSMNASVANVGQRRGFGAQDAGSSTTFLSHVVIEFPDWQHWNLRPSDVILKLRESLNGITGAEVRVSKNQMGPPQQPPVNIEIRGEDFKVMKKIAEGIKQKIKDLPGLVDLRDDFDQSRPEVRVEIDREKAGRLGLRAMDLAMTVRTAFNGRKVSVFRDGKDEYDIVVQLDEEFRQDIQNLENLYIYTPTGKGIPLSELADIRTGPAFGSIRHVDLDRVLTVSANAEGLPGAVVLQSVQKALVDFELPKTYTLKFTGENTDRDETQRFLIQSFFIAIFFIYIILTMQFNSLMVPLIILSSVILSLMGVFMGLMIHDVPFSVMMAGIGVVSLAGIVVNNAIVLIDFIQQLTRRGIPRDEAIALAGMARMRPVMLTAITTVLGLVPVAIGMDLNFYRWPIAVFGAESSTFWKPMANAIIYGLSVATFLTLFVVPVLYSTLDGLKNWLSKKIFRK; encoded by the coding sequence ATGAAAATCAGTCAAATCGCTATTAAAAATCCGGCATCTGTCTATCTGTTCACAGCCATGATCGCCATTTTGGGGATGATATCTTATGCCGGCCTGCCCAGAGAATCCAGTCCGGATATCCAGATTCCCCTGCTGATTGTCGTCATTCCCTTTCCAGGTGCGTCCCCGGAAGATGTGGAATCCCTGATCACCCGTAAAGTTGAGGTCGAATTTCAAGGACTGGAAAATCTGAAAAAAATCAATTCAACATCGACAGAAGGCGCGGCCACCATCACACTGGAATTTAATCCGGATTTTGATGTCAGCGCCGCTCGAACCAAGGTGAAGGAGGCTCTGGATAAAGTGAAACCGGAACTGCCGGAAGAAGCTGAAGATCCCATGGTGAATGAAATCAAACTATCAGAACAACCCATGATGATCATCAATTTATCCGGGGAAATTGGTCTTTATCGGTTGAAGGAGGTTGCGGAAGAATTGAAGGATCAGATTGAGACCATTCCCGGAATCCTTGAAGTACGGCGTGTGGGAGGATTGGAACGTGAAATCAGGGTTTATGCCAACCCTGAAAAATTGAGACACTACCGGCTGGATATGAGTCAGTTGACACACGCCATTGAGATGGAAAATACCAATATCCCCGGTGGAACCATCACGATGGGACCTATGAAATTTCTCATTCGGGTTCCCGGTGAATTTGAAACTCCGGAAGGCGTGGAAAACGCACTTGTCAGTTCCACTGGACAAGTACCGGTGCTGGTGAAAGATATTGCGCATGTTGTGTTTGGCTTCAAGGAAGTCGTCAGTCGTTCCCGTCTGGATCAAGTGGAATCTGTTTCTCTCAGTGTGGTCAAGAGAAGTGGCGCTAACCTGCTGGCTATCAGAGATGAAATCAGAAGCATGGTGGATCGGAAACAGGAAGAATACGACAAACAGGTTCGATTGAAAATTCTTTCTGATCAAGGCAACTGGATCAAACGTCTGGTGACAGATCTGGAAAATAACATCATCTCCGGATTTATTCTTGTGTTCGTAGTACTGCTAGTGGTGATGGGGGTCCGCAATTCATTATTTGTTGCGGTGGCGATTCCTCTTTCATTTCTGATGACTATGGTCATTCTGGACCGGATGGGGTTCACCCTCAACATGATGGTGTTGTTCAGTCTTATTCTGGCGTTGGGAATGCTGGTGGACAATGCGATTGTTGTTGTAGAAAATATTTATCGCCATCTTCAATCTGGCAAACCTCGTCTGGAGTCTGCGTTGATCGGTATCAATGAAGTTTCGGTACCCATTGTGACTTCTACGTTAACCACACTGGCGGCCTTTGCGCCCATGATGAGTATGCCGGGGATTGTGGGGGAATTCATGTCATTTCTGCCTAAAACCCTGATTGTCGCATTGACGTGTTCACTGGTAGTGGGATTGCTCATCAATCCGGTGCTATGCTCAACCATGATGAAAATTCCCAAAGACGCGCATGACCATGCGGATGAAATTCAGATTCTGGAACATTCACGATTTTTAAGATGGTATCGTGTGGCTTTAAACGTATGTCTACGATTTAGAGTATCAACTCTGCTTCTTACCATAATACTGTTTTTTACCATGATCGGGGCTTATGCCAGTACCACTTTAAAACGGCGTGGTGTTGAGTTTTTTCCGGTCACAGAACCCAATGAAGCGGTGATCAACATCACGGCACCAATGGGCAGTACGCTGGATTTTTCTGATTCGGTTGTCAATCAGGTCGAGCATTCTATTGAAAGCTACCGCGACAGCATGAATGCAAGCGTGGCTAATGTTGGTCAGCGTCGAGGTTTTGGTGCTCAGGATGCGGGGTCCTCCACCACGTTTCTCAGTCATGTTGTTATTGAGTTTCCAGACTGGCAACATTGGAATCTTCGTCCGTCTGATGTGATTTTAAAGCTCCGTGAATCATTGAACGGAATCACCGGCGCAGAAGTCAGGGTCAGTAAAAACCAGATGGGACCGCCTCAGCAACCGCCAGTCAATATTGAAATCAGAGGCGAAGATTTCAAGGTAATGAAAAAAATTGCTGAAGGCATCAAACAAAAAATCAAGGATTTACCGGGACTGGTTGACCTGAGAGACGATTTTGATCAGAGTCGCCCGGAAGTGAGAGTGGAAATTGACCGTGAAAAAGCCGGTAGACTGGGGCTGAGAGCCATGGATCTGGCAATGACTGTTCGAACAGCGTTCAATGGTCGAAAAGTGTCTGTCTTCAGGGATGGTAAGGATGAATATGACATTGTGGTGCAATTGGATGAGGAATTTCGACAGGATATTCAGAACCTTGAAAATCTGTATATCTATACACCGACCGGGAAAGGAATTCCTCTGAGCGAATTGGCTGATATCCGGACAGGTCCCGCCTTTGGTTCTATCCGACATGTGGATCTTGACCGGGTTTTGACCGTGTCCGCAAATGCTGAAGGCTTGCCTGGAGCGGTTGTGTTGCAGAGCGTTCAGAAAGCTTTGGTGGATTTTGAACTTCCCAAGACTTACACGCTTAAATTTACAGGTGAGAATACAGACAGGGATGAAACCCAGCGTTTTCTCATACAGAGTTTTTTTATTGCCATTTTTTTCATCTACATCATCCTTACCATGCAATTCAATTCGTTGATGGTGCCCTTGATCATTCTCAGTTCCGTCATTCTGTCATTGATGGGCGTTTTTATGGGACTCATGATTCATGATGTGCCCTTCAGTGTGATGATGGCAGGAATCGGCGTTGTCTCGCTCGCGGGAATTGTGGTCAATAACGCCATTGTTCTGATTGATTTTATCCAGCAATTGACCCGTCGTGGAATTCCCCGTGATGAAGCGATCGCTCTGGCCGGCATGGCACGGATGCGCCCTGTGATGCTCACCGCGATCACTACGGTTCTTGGATTGGTGCCTGTCGCGATTGGCATGGATCTTAATTTTTACCGATGGCCAATCGCAGTTTTTGGCGCGGAAAGCAGCACTTTCTGGAAACCGATGGCCAATGCGATTATTTATGGATTATCAGTGGCCACATTCCTCACGTTGTTTGTGGTCCCGGTTCTTTATTCAACTCTGGATGGACTAAAAAACTGGCTTTCGAAAAAAATATTCAGAAAATAA
- a CDS encoding efflux RND transporter periplasmic adaptor subunit yields MKEYLTYFWIVLTILSVIVSGCESDKPADEVTRDEKAQTVNNKEKEQEKQQRSSNVEIMQLTPQKFKIYKSFVGELFPNKRITLRSEREGTVESVSFEEGIHVEQNQDLVHISTHELELRVELAKSDLDLAKSNYERDQKLFEKKLVAPSQRDQMYHQFQTAKQLLQLSQLELAKSVLVSPLKGIVKSRHVEKGEFVNKGQMIAEILDMQQLKIMIYVQEQDIVFIKLNQKVDVSLYVQEKNFEGQITKLGIEADSTNRGFPIEISIPNVKGELRSGMLAKVNIMLNEYQNQLVIPRHTILERENGKAVFVFDNEKVVERKIKLGESHQEYVRIMEGLKFGDWLVVKGQHELSDKSLVNVRNLIQQPAL; encoded by the coding sequence ATGAAAGAGTATCTCACGTATTTCTGGATAGTTTTGACGATTTTGTCTGTCATAGTCTCAGGCTGTGAATCAGACAAGCCTGCTGATGAGGTGACCAGAGACGAAAAAGCGCAAACAGTGAATAACAAGGAAAAGGAACAGGAAAAACAACAGCGCAGTTCCAATGTGGAAATCATGCAATTGACTCCCCAGAAATTTAAGATTTATAAATCATTTGTCGGAGAGTTGTTTCCCAATAAGCGGATCACACTGAGATCCGAACGTGAGGGAACAGTCGAGAGTGTGAGCTTTGAAGAAGGAATTCATGTGGAGCAGAATCAGGATCTGGTCCATATTTCGACTCATGAGCTGGAATTGAGAGTTGAACTGGCAAAGTCTGATCTTGATCTGGCCAAATCCAATTATGAAAGAGATCAGAAACTGTTTGAAAAAAAACTGGTGGCACCCTCACAGAGAGATCAGATGTATCATCAATTTCAGACAGCAAAACAATTACTTCAACTCTCGCAATTGGAACTTGCCAAGTCAGTTCTGGTCTCGCCCTTGAAAGGAATCGTTAAAAGCCGGCATGTGGAAAAGGGCGAGTTTGTCAATAAAGGCCAGATGATTGCTGAAATTCTTGACATGCAGCAACTTAAAATCATGATTTATGTTCAGGAACAGGACATTGTTTTTATAAAGTTAAATCAGAAAGTGGACGTTTCACTTTATGTTCAGGAAAAGAATTTTGAAGGACAAATCACCAAGCTTGGCATTGAGGCCGATTCCACAAACAGGGGCTTTCCCATTGAAATTTCAATTCCCAACGTGAAGGGTGAATTGCGTTCGGGTATGCTTGCTAAAGTGAACATCATGCTCAATGAATATCAGAATCAACTGGTTATTCCGCGTCATACCATTCTGGAACGTGAAAATGGGAAAGCTGTTTTTGTGTTTGACAATGAAAAAGTGGTTGAACGAAAAATCAAACTTGGTGAAAGCCATCAGGAATATGTCCGGATCATGGAGGGGCTTAAATTTGGCGATTGGCTGGTTGTCAAAGGACAGCATGAATTGAGTGATAAATCTTTGGTGAATGTTCGGAATCTGATACAACAACCCGCACTTTAA
- a CDS encoding F0F1 ATP synthase subunit epsilon translates to MANQLQLEIVTPQKRILQTTTTSVTLPGSIGELGILPEHIPLLTTLNSGVLTYQDNGKTQAIAIHWGYAQVEGNRVTVLAQLAEPASEIDTTRAQTAEKKAVQVLTELIHSHSAGDDELKRMDKFEAKLKRALVRQQAARYQ, encoded by the coding sequence ATGGCAAACCAATTACAATTGGAAATTGTGACACCTCAAAAAAGGATTCTTCAAACCACAACCACTTCTGTGACTCTTCCAGGTAGTATTGGTGAGTTGGGGATCCTTCCTGAGCATATTCCGTTGCTGACAACGCTGAATTCCGGAGTTCTGACTTATCAGGACAATGGAAAAACGCAGGCTATTGCCATTCACTGGGGTTATGCACAAGTTGAAGGAAACCGTGTCACAGTTCTGGCTCAACTGGCAGAACCTGCCAGTGAAATTGATACAACCAGAGCCCAGACCGCTGAAAAGAAAGCGGTTCAAGTTCTGACTGAATTGATTCATTCCCATTCGGCCGGTGATGATGAGCTCAAACGCATGGATAAATTTGAGGCAAAACTCAAACGTGCACTAGTCCGGCAACAAGCCGCGCGCTATCAATAA